From the Stigmatopora argus isolate UIUO_Sarg chromosome 12, RoL_Sarg_1.0, whole genome shotgun sequence genome, the window ATTAGCAAACATGACACCGTGATTCATGTACAAAATGACAGAATCCATATCAGGAAGAGTGCCCATGCCGTGCGACTTCAACGTTTtttaaaagctattttccaCCTGGCGCCTGTGAcgatgacagacgtccaatcacagGCTTGTCCAATCCTCTCTTGGCTGTAAATTTCATCCCGAGGAGTGGCTGATGTGTTGCCATccctcccgcttccaatggatgAGACCAGCATTCTCAGTCAGGGAAAGCCTCccaatgtaaatgtaaaagtTTGTTGATTGCGGGGCCCCTTCTGCTCCATTTGGGGCCCTCGgtgtacattttgggtcatttcctggtGATTTCAGGTCCCCATTGTTGATTTTGGAACAATTAACCCTTTCACAGCTtatcgttttttgttttttttccccccaatggagatttttttttttgcagccacGAGCTGAAAATTAAAGTTTATGTCGACGTATGACAGAATAAGACATTCTTTTGCCTAAAAGTGGCTGTTGGCTTTTGCGCAAGTGGCTGTTTTGATGAATTTGACAGCCGCTGTTGGACTGGTCGCGGGAAAAAAGGGAGATGTGGGCAGCCTTGATTTGCCCCCcccctcaacacacacacacacataatgaATTGACCCAAAGTAATAAGGTACGACGTTGGTATGCccgtttttttttggtgcagTCATTTACCGCAAGTCACTCGGCACCGATCGGGGGTGCCGGAAACCAGATTTGCCTAGCGCTGCGCCAGTGGGTGTGACACCAGCAGGGACAATAGCAACGGGGCGACCCCTCTGGCCGCTCGGGCacggtcgccgccgccgccgccgcgcgtGCCGTCGGCCGATTTCGGACGGCCCGCGCCAAAGCCGGGAGCGAGACGGGCTTTTGCGTCGCGGGAACCCGTGCCGACGTACCCATTGTTCTCGGCCGGGAGTCGGAGAGgggaggaaaagaaagaaagaaagaaagaaagaaagaaaagaatggAGCCTACCTTCGACAGCCAGCACCGTTGGCACCAAGAGGCTGGACACCCACAGCAAATAATCCATTGTCAGGAGCCCAGCTTTTCCAGAGAGAGCCtgaggatggatggatggctggCTGACCAAACAACCCACCGCTTGACTGACTGGCTGCCGCTTGCTGCCGCTTGCTGCCGCTTGCTGCCGCTTGCTGGCGTTCCCCACTCACACGGGGTCCGCCCGCGGTGGGCTCCTGTCCTCCATCCTGCCTTTCTCTTCTCTTTTCGCTCACGTCCCCTTTCCGACGGCCACCGCCTCGGGTGTCCGCGATTGTCCTTTTCCTTGGCTGGGCGTCCTCCCTCCCGCCGCGGCCGGCGCCTCCAAAAAACGTCCAGCGGACGCGAGCTTCTTTGGCCGCTCGGCTGTTGCGCCTCCGTCGGGGGCCGTGCGTCGGAATGGCAACGCGGGGACTGACGGGCggaggggaaggggggggggggggggggggctggtgGGTAGAAGGCGGGGGGCCCCCGCTTCCCATCACAGCTGGTGATCAAGCAGCATCCGCTCcggactttcaaaataaaaagcagAAATAGTAAGCCACGCATGCGAGAAAAAGAGCATAATACAGTCAACGATGCGGACTATTGTTATTGTTAACGGGAACAATTGTACGTGTAGGTTTGAATGGCGAGCAGCGTGAGTCCCCACCCCCGCCCCTGGTGGCGCTTTCCCCAAGCCATAATGATCACATCACGTCTTTTATTTTGGAGTCAAAGAGGATCTTTCCCCGGAATGCGACGGAGCGCGAGGATGAGGATGCGCTCCGACGTCCGTCTATCTGACCGCTGGTGGCGTTAGTATTAGTTTCCTTCGCCATCCATCCATCGATCGATCGACGCCATCCGACGGGCCTTTGATCGAACGGCCTTTGAGGGGGATGTCGCGCGACAAAAAGCCCCGCTCGTTCGGCTCGCCCCAATGGAGCGGGGATGCAAATTCCACCCGTTTGGTGACAATGGAAAGAAAGTGGAGTGCCACCTGGCCCTTGGCGATGATAGACGTTTAGTCACGTGGTTCCAAAATTCAAAATTCCtgctaaaaaaaacagctaactGAGAAATCTGACCGTTCCGTTGGgaaacagccaatgagagcgcAACTCCTTCATGCCAATGCTTGCCTTTACCTTTCATTGGTCACTTGggttgtggttgttgtttttttgtatctcgGAATAAAGGCTTTCCCACGGAGGCATTTGGTGTGGCATTGGGAGGGAGGTACCAGTGGACTTGCACGGTGCCACGGGATGCCATTCCAAGCCGTCTCAAAATACTGAATAGGCTTGACGAGAatgggagagagggggagaggggacGGGGGACTTTTTTCCAGCCAAATGAGCATCCTTCCCCACATGATTCCGTCTTTTTCAAAAACACCCGGGTGGTTCAAGGAGtctggcaggcaggcaggcgggcaggcgggcgggcgggtaGGACTCGAAACCATTCGGGTGAAATTCCTTGAAAACGGCCAAGACAAGAAAACTCCAAAAGCAACAAAGTGTGCTGGGGCGCCGAGGCACATTTTATTCTCCAGTCTGTCCGCCGCGCGCACCTTGTCGTTACTCAGCCGCTCGCTCGCGATAAGCCACGGCGTAACTGTAAGCCAAGgacaccgccgccgccgccgagctgTCAATCAGGCGGCCCGGGCGGGGTGGGCTGACCCCGCGGCCTGCTGGGAGCTCAACTGTAGTTAATTAGTGCACAAAGCTGGGGCCACAAAAGAGGCCGGAGGGGATGAGGGTACTAGAATGGCTGAAggcagggggtgggggggggcagGACGGGAAAGGAAGGGGCTGTAAGGAAAGCCAGGGGGTCTTAACTTTAGGATAGCGGGTGTGTCCAGGAGAGAGGGCTTGGGGTGGTGGGGGGGGCACCCCATTTCAGACTGAGAAAGCAGACTGATGAATTGGCGCTTGTGAAAGGGGGCCTTGTACTGGAGCAACCCCCCTAACCCCCCAGACCCCCCCTCTCGCCCACCTACTGTAAAAAGAACATACTAAAGTAGGGCCGCTGCATGGCGTCTGGCGGGGACGACCGGCATCGAACAACATTCAATCGACTGAAACGCTTGACAGAAAAATGCTGGGAATCTTCTTTGGTTCTCCAGCGATCGTCAACACAAACCGCTTTGACGCCGTTCGTAGATGGCCAAGGAGACTACAAGATCACAGTGGAGCCCAAAATTATTCATACGCTGGGCCAATTTTTCAACTTGTGTTAGAGGAGAGCGTGTGGGTGTtgagactcacacacacacactcacgcacacgcacacacacacacacacacacacacacacacacacctcccccTTGAGTGCGACCCCCCATTAAGCAGCACTCTGCCTTCATTTGCATCTTTTTGGTCTATAGccgttattttctttcttttttcagtcCTTATTTGATCTCCAGCGGTGTCAAAAGTACTCCAATTCTGTCatcaaaaaaagaccaaaaaacatctttcaaaacaaagtaaagcccaaaaaatgaaaggaaaaagaaaataaaagagtGCCGCTTCATTTCAGTTCCTCGATGGGGAAAAGCAAGCGGGGCAGCTATTTGGCCTCATGGACGGGCGTGAATTCCAATGGACGCCCGGTGAATTCCAATGGACGCCGTTCCCGTTTGGCTTCCCAACGAAGACGCCCAAAGAGCCAAATGACGGCGTGACGGGGAGTCCGGCGGCGGCGGGAATGTGCCAAAGACGCCGGCTCTTGGCGGGTCCACGGACTGCCGATTGGTCGCCTTTGTCCGGGCCGAACGCCTCGGAGCTCAAGGACCGGCTGCGCTTCCTCCGAGTCGCCAAGTCTGGCGGCTAATCAGCGTCGCTTCTTCGAGCTTGGCGCGCTCTGCTTTTTTCGCCTTGGACGGCGGTTAACTCAGTGCCTGCCGTGGATGGTGCGAGGTGTTCCTCTGGGtcatttcctgctgattttgcaTCGTTTCCTGTGGCGGGGACACTTTAagctgttgatttgggggcatttttgggATTCATTTTAGGGGGACAACCTCTACATTTTCGGGGAGGAAGGACGTCTGGTTCTCGGTAAACTTTTCTCCTCGCAGAGGAAAAGGGAAATAATGAGCGGCCATTCGCCAGGGAGGCAAAAACTAATGTCATTTTTCCTTCCCAATGAAAGACGGGAGGCGTTAGTGGCCGCGTTGTGTCATTCTTCCCACCGACGCTCAACCGGAGCATTGATTAAACGGGAGGGCCGGCGGCTGCTCTTTTTCAGCAGGCTTTTCGTAACAATCTTCCGGCTAGGAGACGCCATTTCCCTCCATGTTCTTGTAAATAACTCTTTTGTTCATAAGTGGAAGTGGTGCAAATGGCCATTGTTTCTTCAGCAGGACCTTCGAAAAAGACGCCTTTCCAGCAGCTCTTCCAAATGACATCATCACTTGCCCGGAAGCGGTTTTTTATTGGGCGGGCGGGCGCTCCAGTGGATCAGACTGATAAAAGCACACGGGAGGCCCAATAAAAAGGCACCTTGCAGAAAGGACGCGGGCGCCCCAGCACGATACCATAGCGTTGAGCGTTGACGGGTCACGTGACTCAGAGCAGCCACCAAAAGCGACACTGACACAAATGCAAATGACGAGTGGAACGCTCATTTCATCTGGCGGACGCTCGGGAAAGGAATCGTGACGTGATGCGCGGCGCTTTCATACACTGGTGGAATTTGAGCGCCTctccgtggaaaaaaaaagcaaaagcacaacaaCATGGATGACAAAGGCCGGCGCCGAAAGGGTGACTGACGCAAACGTTGCACCAATAGTCGCTTAAGTTGGTTTCGTCGGAAAAAGTAGACTGCATCCTGGAGGGAGGAACCACACATGTTGATGCGTTCCGTCCGCCGCATCGGccgccagccctcccactttGAACGGATGGGACGCTTACATTCATCCCACCTTTTTGCTTGATATAATTGCGCACTGTGGTTTTCAGTCCAACGGAGAATATGGCGTCTCTCTCGGTGGCTTAGTTGGCGCAGCTTTTCAAAGGTCAAAGTCATCTGTGACCTGTTTTGTACCGTCTGAGCTTTCGGGGAGAAAAGCAATCCCGTTTGAGAAAAGGCTTCATAGGGTCGCGTACAAAGATAATAAAGGCTAAATGTCTGTCCGTGAAAGGAGTAGTGGACAAATAAAGTGGATTGGCAGCAGGTACACAATCGCGGAGAGTCAGAAGAAAGCGGCAGACTTCGGCGTTCTCAATTACCGCCTCGGTTGCAAGTGTCCGTCCGGGAAAGCGTCTCCAATTAATCAACGACGATAAAGAAGCGGCGAGGAAATTCGGCCCTTTCCTCCCGAGTTTCGATCGTGACGGATGTGAACGTTGGACTTctggagaaggaaaaaaaaacattcttctgGCATTTGGCAAAAATCACGGACTCTTCTGTTCTTCGTGTCTTTCGAGTTGCGTTGACGTGTTGCCCTCCATGTTTTACATCTACATGATTACAGCAAAGCATTTTCTTCAGGATGcggaaagcgagagagagagagggagagcgagaaagagacacagagatagagagagagtgagagtgagagagagagagactgtaTTTGTCCAACTCCCGAGCAGTCATGACACACTGAGCCACCAAGATGGAGCTCCGTATATGAGCACGCTCTGAGCTGAGCGGATTACCAATCATCCAGTTGGACTTGTGATTTCCTGGAGTACTTCAATTTGCAGGTGAGTTGGAAATTTTCATTCCACTTCTAGCTTCAGGGGATCACAAACAAGTCACCTGGCATATTTTGGATCTGCTTTTCGTTCCTAACCTCACTTTTGACGCTATTTCACGTCCATTGTCGCCTGAACTGGTGTCATTTGACTATACCATTAACTCCGTAGGCATCGACACATTGCTGGAGAGTGGGCCAATAAGAAGGCAACCAAGTGCGAAGAAGCCTTGATGAGATTTTGAGATCTAATAACGTCGTGGATCGCGATTCCAAAGGGGATCCAATTTAGCCGTGGTAGTCATcggtgaggttttttttttgggtccaaCTTACTTATCATAGAGCCTATTTTTTCAGGAGCTTTTAGTTTCCCCGCACTTGGCCTGTGTTGAGAACAGGCGACATTTTTTGAAGCAAAGCCAGAATGGATGGAAGATTATAGACATGATGCCATCAGATAAGTAAAGAGAGAACAGAGCGTCTTTTACGATTGACGGGTCGTTGTTTTCCTCGGAGCTCAAAGGGAAAATAATACACAAAAGTCGCATTTTTTGGGCTACATTTTGGATttattgatcagaaaccaagaacacagATCTAAGTCGTCTAATGGTAGAAAGACAGGCAAAACGGGGAAGTATAAACGTCACCTATTAACCGTTTGGGAGCATGCCTTCATTCTGTCTACTCATTTATTCACAGAAACGAGTGGGAGGCGATGGCGGAGTTCAACTGCTCCGGCGCCAGTCTTTCAGCGGCCTGCGGTGATTtcgtgccgccgccgccgccgtgcgCCCGGGCCAACGCGTCGCGCTTCCCAGAGAACGCCAGTCTGGAGGAGATGTGCTTGAGCGAGGAGGACTACATAGCCCTGAAACTGGGGCCCGCCAGGTCCCCGGTTTTCCTGCCCGTCTGCGTGGCCTACCTGAGCATCTTCCTGGTGGGGGTCCTGGGCAACGCCCTCACCTGCGCCGTCATCCTGCGCCACCGGGCCATGCGGACGCCCACCAACTACTACCTTCTGAGCCTGGCGGCGTCCGACCTCCTGGTGCTGCTGCTGGGCATGCCGCTGGAAGTCTACGAGATGTGGCGCAACTACCCCTTCCCGCTGGGCCCGGGCGGCTGCTACTTCAAAACCTTCCTCTTCGAGACGGTGTGCTTCGCCTCCGTCCTCAACGTGACGGCCCTGAGCGTGGAGCGCTACTGGGCCGTGGCGCACCCCCTGCAGGTCAAGCACGTGAGCACGACGGCCCACGTCAAGAGGGTGCTGGCCGCCCTGTGGTCGCTGTCCATGCTCTGCTCCGTGCCCAACGCCAGCCTGCACGGGATCGTCACGCTGCCTCCCAAATTTGGACGGCGCTTCCCGCGGTCCGCCATTTGCCGTAAGTATCCAGAAGACTCATTTGGTGCTCTTTTTTCGTCGTTATTTCTCGTGTAGTTAGCCAGGCGACGTCTGAGAAAGCCGTGCtagcaatgaaaagaaaaagcctgTTTGCCTCCTCAGAGTTGGTGAAGCCCAGGTGGATGTACAACCTGATCATCCTGATTTCCACGCTGGTCTTCTTCATCCTGCCCATGCTGGTCATCAGCATCCTCTACCTCCTTATCGGACTGCAGCTGCGCCGGGAGAAggccacggcggcggcggacaGGAGCGGCTTCGGACCAGAAGGCCTCGGCAGATTCCACGAGCATAAACTCGACAAACGCAACCATCAAATCACCAAAATGTTGTGTAGGTAGACGTCGGGTGGAAAacgggctgttttttttcttttcacgcCCTAACCGATTTTGGCACGTCCAGGTGTGCTGGTCTTGGTTTTCGGCCTGTGCTGGGCTCCCTTCCACGTGGACCGTCTGATGTGGAGCCTGATGGACGAGTCGCTGGAACGCCACCTTCAGATCTTCGGGCATATCCACATCGTGTCGGGAGTCTTCTTCTACCTGAGTGCCGCCGTCAACCCCGTCCTCTACAACCTCATGTCCACGCGCTTCCGAGAAATGTTCAGGCACGTTTGCTGCCTGGGCGACCGGTCGCGGCGCTCGGCTTCGGAGATGACCTTGCGCGCCAGTTTGAGCCGGACGGCGCATCGGAAAAGCAAATGGACTCCAGCGACCGTCACCTTTAAGCACGATATGTCGAACGGGGACAGCTGAATTATTTCTACTTTGATAGGATGAGGACCGAAAAATTGTTCAAACTTTATTTTGGAAACCCAAATAAGAAGGTCATGGTTTTGCATGTCTATGTTTTTCAAATTCTCCCCCCtctaaaaaaaatggtctgtattttttccccgtttTATTTTTATCCCCTATCAAAGTCTTATTGTTTGACTAGGGCAGCTTGCCCGCATGCTAACAATCTAACACCGGCATATTTGACTTCACTTGAGCTAACAAAAAGGCAACTCATTGGCCACACGTCATTTCATCAGTCTATTGGAAAATATTCAgattaaaacaacagaatagactACTTACCGACTGTATGCACTTGCTTCTGTGTTCAATTGGCTCAATTCACCGCTCGTTCGGGCGGAAAAAGACTAAAACAGGTGCCATCCATCTAACACTGCGCAGCTAGCTAGCATGCTAACATTCGAGCACCGGGGCATTTTGCCGCAGTTTAGCTAGGAAAAACAACTCGTTGGCCAAACGACATTTGCCACTTATTCAAAACAGTCTTGAGGAAATATTTTTgcttaactaaaaaaaactatttaccCGTTTCTTAGTTCTCGCTTCGGTGTTCAATCCAAAAAAAGAGGCTTATAGCGgcaatgtttgtttgtgttgttgcaATGTCCTATACAAAAGGTATGAACCATTTTTTGGCAGGCGGGGGGTGTTGGTGTTGCCCCATTTCTCCCATGTTACtacagtaaaagaaaaaaaaacagttttcccTGGTATATCCGTGTTGTGTTATTGTGATTGAACTTTTTGGTACAGTTGTGTTCCTCAAGATGTAAAACTTTCCGAGCTAGGTTCCTCCGAGTGTCTGTATAGCATTCTTTAAAACGATTAAATATAGGCGTGCAAGTGGTATTGTCTTGACTTTCTCATTTTTTCTAAActatgtgtgtcaaagtggcggcccgggggccaaatctggcccaccgcatcattttgtgtggcccgggaaagtaaatcatgagtgccgactttctgttttaggatcaaattaaaatgaagagtatagatgtatattaaatttcctgattttcccccttttaaatcaataattgtaattttttaatcatttttttcctgtttttagttcaaaaatcatttagtaaaatctaaaaatatatttaaaaaaagctaaaataaacattgttttagatctataaaaactgaatattcagggcttttaatccatttatttaaaaaaaatctaaatattatatttaaaatggtccggcccacgtgaaatcaagttgacgttaaagcggcccgcaaaccaacccgagtctgttCTAAACAATTGTGGGGGGaaacagatgatttattcctccTTAATGAGCTTTGGAAAGGGAAGGTCTCTACATATGCGCATTTTCCAGTTATAAAAGTCTTATTTTGATATGTAATTACGTTGTAAGGCCATTTTTCATACTTGAATTCTTTTTACAAAGGCTGAACCTTGCCAGACCCTTTCCTAATTAGTGCAAAAACAACACAGGAGCACATTTTGACATGGCAAAAAGAGCCCAGAGTAGATTTAGTCTACACAAGATTTTTGGGAAATATTAGCCTTTGGCTTGCTTGATAAGTCTATTAATTAAGATTTCATGGATCACGTTGCTTCTAAAAGATATGATGCAACTTTCACCATGTTATATAAATCTTTACTACTttgttgggggaaaaataagaaGCCTATTAGATCACTTTTAAAAGCCTTCACTAATTAAGTGCCACAAACGCCCAATCGCGTGGCTcttaaaaaggaaattaaaatgagtttatcgctagtagatgtctaatccgtttgaagtgggaggctgGCAGCCAGTCAGTCGGTCCTTGATAAGATGAAAAAAAGGTCACATGGTCCATCCACATTGTTATTGTATTGACAACATGAGTACAAAACAAgagcatccataattttgacCTGCATTTGACAAGGGGCGGCGGCATAGCCCAAATGTTGCGTAAAAACCAAGCAATAAAGTAGAAGATGCCGCTTGTTTTGGAAGCCTCACAGATTTTTGGGAGCGTATTTATCCTCAAACTTGGCCACGTCAAACTTGCGGCGGCATCCGTTGTAGTTCATGTAGCGGATCTTGCCGAAAACCGCTCTCTCCGCCCAGCCCTGGTCGTGGACGCCGCAAATGGACCACATGCAACCTAAAGGAcaacattttgggggggaaatgaccaaaaatagacaCTTGCCCTGTAAGGGCTGaacttgatttttaaaaaagtgacacaAAGAACTTTAGATTTGAAGCAGACATCCGTCCAATTTGGATTTCAGCAAGCGTACGCATAAATAtccagtttgaaaaaaaaactcacccaCAAATCCGTTGGGGTCCTGACCGTCCAACTCGTAGCGATCGTTGAGGTAGAGGGCGATGGAGAGCGCCTCCTCCGGCGAAGCAGTCCACTCCAGGATCTTTTTGG encodes:
- the LOC144086383 gene encoding neuromedin-U receptor 1-like, which gives rise to MAEFNCSGASLSAACGDFVPPPPPCARANASRFPENASLEEMCLSEEDYIALKLGPARSPVFLPVCVAYLSIFLVGVLGNALTCAVILRHRAMRTPTNYYLLSLAASDLLVLLLGMPLEVYEMWRNYPFPLGPGGCYFKTFLFETVCFASVLNVTALSVERYWAVAHPLQVKHVSTTAHVKRVLAALWSLSMLCSVPNASLHGIVTLPPKFGRRFPRSAICQLVKPRWMYNLIILISTLVFFILPMLVISILYLLIGLQLRREKATAAADRSGFGPEGLGRFHEHKLDKRNHQITKMLCVLVLVFGLCWAPFHVDRLMWSLMDESLERHLQIFGHIHIVSGVFFYLSAAVNPVLYNLMSTRFREMFRHVCCLGDRSRRSASEMTLRASLSRTAHRKSKWTPATVTFKHDMSNGDS